The Tenebrio molitor chromosome 5, icTenMoli1.1, whole genome shotgun sequence genome has a segment encoding these proteins:
- the LOC138130768 gene encoding tetratricopeptide repeat protein 14 homolog isoform X2, whose translation MSETQHSAMESLNANLVSQSMNFNGQQMQKLWEAEYGENDLHRRNVKDLSFQVYSERQKYLSFQDRGKRLKLQQFIVKKANMLFSTEPSDFEYKPEEGQVAEDTYAIMPPFETYLNVDKQNRLKYFFKNVKVGDLIIGTIVSKTQSGMMLKVLCTAGPGVTVTYAADINVKAFCPVANIIPAVDKKGITRSYMMNDSVCCEVIEKIPDSDKMVCCMKGTPRKPNEPERRPPLGLISADDFPLVYKKALDHKNESYDTVLEKSIGFNNPNNISYLAGVLGIKEHCTLMKGLKGRFSENEYANELRQVQASKWAYRNVADGIDHFKAGKHVEAFQCLNKALNIDPKNVEGLVARGALYANSGNFQKAIADFETALKLNPNHGNARKYMGETLVALGRSYEEEDKIDEARKSYQSCLSLIPHHEEAQNSLKFLKNKTSATKNLIEPTELLLPNLSTTAKSTDVNDALKQLLKTEDEEKKEKKKKKKSKKRKNRRHSSSSSSTSSSASNESSSSSSSSSSDSSSSSGDSDFKKRKKHRSRSHRREKQSSLSPLSKRMAMMDQSHDTPNTYTFNKPAASTAMFDFNLEQPAETQKSTDINYEQRLRMFLQETKGDSDYEEKVRKFLEESSKWKKEKRGDEKKKKRKKDRKNKKESKKKKKEKKLKRKGFDLSEFEDHKKLRDAIKKELSKGKKSKKHNIPSDEDEYFLQKAGYTKSLPDLEELESKLNAYYAMEKESKRSELSESPKRGLLDSPSPTREQKARQAVAEATASAGSASKWKMQISAQPPPSTSSGSGSRFKKKPDREEWKEEQQMMDKRAMMAGKNGTFEESPRKGGGQQPVPSPEKNMSVRKAMAMKEPPPKRPDSPKKPKLMPPVPQIKPLVNPGQVVLDKFGNFRLMTPPELKKGREGDMPPLPPGAPPKGPVAGRRPPEPPGRPRSDSRSPKRHSRSRSHGKYSRSRSSSASRSRSRSYRSRSRSYYSRSRSRSGSYYSRSRSRSRSYSGDRRRYRRGGFRGRYNDRGTYYKPRFQNPRNNIRGRGGGGYYNRDARYNDREYRGRGRPYNNYNNRGGRRPRGRYQRGGGYREYRDRRDYRSRSRDRSRSFSGSRDRDSDEAMKKVANVDKDKVNKYMDNDGEPIRHEGPLSEGEDRDDYTTGEKFVDREAFGGKWTEKEDGGPDNGGDGEASSSKMDKSNIPSESNIEEMDKFLTKVKKDKKEEMMERNKDLLKNKA comes from the exons ATGAGCGAAACACAACACTCCGCCATGGAGTCGTTGAACGCGAACCTCGTCAGCCAATCGATGAATTTCAATGGGCAACAGATGCAAAAACTGTGGGAAGCGGAATATGGCGAGAACGATTTGCATCGTAGGAACGTCAAGGACCTTAGCTTTCAAGTGTACAGTGAAAGGCAGAAGTACCTGTCTTTCCAAGATCGAGGAAAGCGCCTCAAGCTACAGCAGTTTATTGTGAAGAAGGCCAACATGCTCTTCTCGACCGAGCCTTCAGATTTTGAATACAAGCCGGAAGAGGGCCAAGTCGCTGAAGACACGTACGCCATAATGCCCCCATTTGAGACATACCTTAATGTTGACAAACAGAATCGActaaaatacttttttaag AATGTGAAAGTAGGTGATTTGATTATTGGAACTATTGTGAGCAAAACCCAGTCAGGGATGATGCTTAAAGTTCTTTGTACAGCAGGACCTGGTGTTACTGTTACCTATGCTGCAGACATCAATGTTAAA GCGTTCTGTCCGGTGGCAAACATAATACCGGCAGTTGATAAGAAGGGCATAACACGCAGCTACATGATGAATGATTCTGTGTGCTGCGAAGTAATCGAAAAAATTCCGGACTCGGATAAGATGGTCTGTTGCATGAAGGGCACACCGAGAAAACCTAACGAACCTGAACGTCGCCCACCACTCGGATTAATCAGTGCCGATGATTTCCCATTGGTGTACAA AAAAGCGTTGGATCACAAGAACGAAAGCTATGACACAGTCTTAGAAAAGAGCATTGGCTTCAACAATCCAAATAACATTTCGTACTTGGCCGGAGTTCTGGGTATTAAAGAGCACTGCACCCTGATGAAGGGACTCAA GGGACGCTTTTCCGAAAACGAATACGCCAATGAGCTGCGTCAGGTGCAGGCGAGCAAGTGGGCGTACCGTAACGTGGCCGACGGCATCGACCATTTCAAAGCCGGAAAACACGTCGAAGCGTTTCAATGTTTAAACAAGGCCTTAAATATTGATCCGAAGAATGTGGAAGGTTTGGTGGCACGTGGCGCCCTCTACGCCAACAGCGGAAACTTTCAAAAAGCCATTGCCGACTTTGAAACTGCTCTCAAACTCAACCCCAATCACGGCAACGCTCGTAAGTATATGGGCGAGACGCTTGTAGCTCTCGGAAGGAGTTACGAAGAAGAAGACAAGATCGACGAAGCCAGAAAGTCCTACCAGAGCTGTCTGAGTTTGATTCCGCACCACGAAGAGGCACAGAACTCTTTAAAGTTTCTGAAGAACAAAACATCGGCTACGAAAAATTTGATCGAACCTACTGAACTACTGCTGCCTAATTTGTCGACGACTGCTAAGAGCACCGACGTGAACGATGCACTTAAACAATTGCTCAAGACTGAAGACGAAgagaagaaggaaaagaaaaagaaaaagaagagcAAGAAAAGGAAGAACAGGAGACATTCGAGTTCTAGTTCCAGTACTAGTTCGTCGGCAAGTAACGAAAGTTCGAGTAGTTCGTCTTCAAGTAGTAGTGATTCCAGTTCGAGTTCTGGAGATAGCGACTTTAAAAAGCGCAAGAAGCACAGATCGAGATCGCACAGGCGCGAGAAACAGAGTTCTTTGAGTCCTCTCAGTAAACGGATGGCGATGATGGATCAGTCGCACGACACTCCGAACACTTACACGTTCAACAAGCCGGCGGCGAGTACCGCCATGTTCGATTTTAATCTAGAACAACCGGCCGAAACACAAAAATCAACCGACATAAATTACGAACAGAGGTTGAGGATGTTTCTGCAAGAAACTAAAGGCGATTCGGATTATGAGGAAAAGGTAAGGAAATTTTTAGAGGAGAGTTCGAAATGGAAGAAAGAGAAACGCGGcgatgaaaagaaaaagaaacgaAAGAAGGACAGAAAGAACAAAAAGGAAagcaaaaagaagaagaaggagAAGAAACTGAAACGGAAAGGTTTCGATTTGAGCGAGTTCGAAGATCACAAGAAGTTGAGGGATGCGATCAAAAAGGAACTGAGCAAGGggaaaaaatccaagaaacaTAACATACCCTCCGACGAGGACGAATACTTCCTACAGAAAGCCGGATACACCAAGAG CTTGCCTGATTTAGAGGAGCTGGAGTCGAAATTGAATGCCTACTACGCAATGGAAAAAGAATCGAAAAG GAGTGAACTTAGCGAAAGTCCCAAACGCGGCCTCCTCGACTCGCCGTCGCCCACCCGCGAACAGAAAGCCCGTCAAGCCGTGGCGGAAGCGACAGCGTCGGCCGGTAGCGCCTCCAAGTGGAAGATGCAAATCAGCGCCCAACCACCACCGTCCACCAGCAGCGGCAGCGGTTCGCGCTTCAAGAAGAAACCAGATCGCGAAGAGTGGAAAGAGGAGCAACAGATGATGGACAAACGAGCCATGATGGCCGGCAAAAACGGCACTTTCGAAGAGTCGCCGAGAAAAGGTGGCGGTCAGCAGCCGGTACCGTCGCCTGAAAAGAACATGAGCGTTCGCAAAGCGATGGCAATGAAAGAACCGCCACCGAAGAGACCTGATTCGCCGAAGAAACCGAAACTGATGCCGCCAGTGCCACAAATCAAACCTCTGGTTAATCCGGGACAAGTGGTCTTGGATAAGTTCGGTAATTTCAGGTTGATGACGCCTCCCGAACTGAAGAAAGGACGTGAAGGAGATATGCCGCCGTTACCACCAGGTGCTCCTCCTAAAGGACCTGTCGCAG GTCGCCGCCCCCCCGAACCGCCCGGCCGCCCTCGATCCGACAGTCGCTCTCCGAAGAGACACAGCAGGTCGCGTTCGCACGGCAAATATAGCCGCTCCAGATCATCAAGCGCGTCTCGTTCCAGATCTCGTAGTTATCGGAGCCGTTCTCGGTCCTATTACAGCCGTTCCAGATCCCGGTCCGGTTCGTACTATTCCCGAAGCCGTTCACGATCTCGCAGCTACTCCGGCGACAGACGTCGCTACCGCCGAGGCGGTTTCAGAGGCCGCTACAACGACAGAGGTACCTACTACAAGCCACGCTTCCAGAATCCTCGCAACAACATCCGCGGTAGAGGTGGCGGTGGCTACTACAACCGGGATGCCAGGTATAACGATAGGGAGTACCGAGGACGTGGCAGGCCGTATAATAACTATAACAACAGAGGCGGAAGAAGGCCGAGAGGCCGTTACCAAAGAGGAGGTGGCTACAGGGAGTACAGAGATAGAAGGGATTACAGGAGCAGGTCGCGAGACAGGAGTAGGTCGTTCAGTGGAAGCAGGGATAGGGATTCGGACGAAGCGATGAAGAAAGTCGCGAACGTCGACAAGGATAAGGTCAATAAGTATATGGATAATGACGGAGAGCCGATCAGGCACGAAGGGCCGCTCTCCGAAGGAGAGGACAGAGATGATTATACCACCGGCGAAAAATTCGTCGATAGAGAAGCTTTCGGCGGAAAGTGGACTGAAAAAGAAGACGGGGGACCGGATAATGGCGGGGATGGCGAAGCGAGTTCCAGCAAAATGGACAAATCTAACATTCCATCCGAAAGTAACATTGAAGAGATGGACAAGTTTTTGACTAAAGTTAAGAAAGACAAAAAAGAAGAGATGATGGAGAGGAACAaggatttgttaaaaaataaagcataA
- the LOC138130768 gene encoding tetratricopeptide repeat protein 14 homolog isoform X5: MSETQHSAMESLNANLVSQSMNFNGQQMQKLWEAEYGENDLHRRNVKDLSFQVYSERQKYLSFQDRGKRLKLQQFIVKKANMLFSTEPSDFEYKPEEGQVAEDTYAIMPPFETYLNVDKQNRLKYFFKNVKVGDLIIGTIVSKTQSGMMLKVLCTAGPGVTVTYAADINVKAFCPVANIIPAVDKKGITRSYMMNDSVCCEVIEKIPDSDKMVCCMKGTPRKPNEPERRPPLGLISADDFPLVYKKALDHKNESYDTVLEKSIGFNNPNNISYLAGVLGIKEHCTLMKGLKGRFSENEYANELRQVQASKWAYRNVADGIDHFKAGKHVEAFQCLNKALNIDPKNVEGLVARGALYANSGNFQKAIADFETALKLNPNHGNARKYMGETLVALGRSYEEEDKIDEARKSYQSCLSLIPHHEEAQNSLKFLKNKTSATKNLIEPTELLLPNLSTTAKSTDVNDALKQLLKTEDEEKKEKKKKKKSKKRKNRRHSSSSSSTSSSASNESSSSSSSSSSDSSSSSGDSDFKKRKKHRSRSHRREKQSSLSPLSKRMAMMDQSHDTPNTYTFNKPAASTAMFDFNLEQPAETQKSTDINYEQRLRMFLQETKGDSDYEEKVRKFLEESSKWKKEKRGDEKKKKRKKDRKNKKESKKKKKEKKLKRKGFDLSEFEDHKKLRDAIKKELSKGKKSKKHNIPSDEDEYFLQKAGYTKRFIDSLPDLEELESKLNAYYAMEKESKRSELSESPKRGLLDSPSPTREQKARQAVAEATASAGSASKWKMQISAQPPPSTSSGSGSRFKKKPDREEWKEEQQMMDKRAMMAGKNGTFEESPRKGGGQQPVPSPEKNMSVRKAMAMKEPPPKRPDSPKKPKLMPPVPQIKPLVNPGQVVLDKFGNFRLMTPPELKKGREGDMPPLPPGRRPPEPPGRPRSDSRSPKRHSRSRSYRSRSRSYYSRSRSRSGSYYSRSRSRSRSYSGDRRRYRRGGFRGRYNDRGTYYKPRFQNPRNNIRGRGGGGYYNRDARYNDREYRGRGRPYNNYNNRGGRRPRGRYQRGGGYREYRDRRDYRSRSRDRSRSFSGSRDRDSDEAMKKVANVDKDKVNKYMDNDGEPIRHEGPLSEGEDRDDYTTGEKFVDREAFGGKWTEKEDGGPDNGGDGEASSSKMDKSNIPSESNIEEMDKFLTKVKKDKKEEMMERNKDLLKNKA; this comes from the exons ATGAGCGAAACACAACACTCCGCCATGGAGTCGTTGAACGCGAACCTCGTCAGCCAATCGATGAATTTCAATGGGCAACAGATGCAAAAACTGTGGGAAGCGGAATATGGCGAGAACGATTTGCATCGTAGGAACGTCAAGGACCTTAGCTTTCAAGTGTACAGTGAAAGGCAGAAGTACCTGTCTTTCCAAGATCGAGGAAAGCGCCTCAAGCTACAGCAGTTTATTGTGAAGAAGGCCAACATGCTCTTCTCGACCGAGCCTTCAGATTTTGAATACAAGCCGGAAGAGGGCCAAGTCGCTGAAGACACGTACGCCATAATGCCCCCATTTGAGACATACCTTAATGTTGACAAACAGAATCGActaaaatacttttttaag AATGTGAAAGTAGGTGATTTGATTATTGGAACTATTGTGAGCAAAACCCAGTCAGGGATGATGCTTAAAGTTCTTTGTACAGCAGGACCTGGTGTTACTGTTACCTATGCTGCAGACATCAATGTTAAA GCGTTCTGTCCGGTGGCAAACATAATACCGGCAGTTGATAAGAAGGGCATAACACGCAGCTACATGATGAATGATTCTGTGTGCTGCGAAGTAATCGAAAAAATTCCGGACTCGGATAAGATGGTCTGTTGCATGAAGGGCACACCGAGAAAACCTAACGAACCTGAACGTCGCCCACCACTCGGATTAATCAGTGCCGATGATTTCCCATTGGTGTACAA AAAAGCGTTGGATCACAAGAACGAAAGCTATGACACAGTCTTAGAAAAGAGCATTGGCTTCAACAATCCAAATAACATTTCGTACTTGGCCGGAGTTCTGGGTATTAAAGAGCACTGCACCCTGATGAAGGGACTCAA GGGACGCTTTTCCGAAAACGAATACGCCAATGAGCTGCGTCAGGTGCAGGCGAGCAAGTGGGCGTACCGTAACGTGGCCGACGGCATCGACCATTTCAAAGCCGGAAAACACGTCGAAGCGTTTCAATGTTTAAACAAGGCCTTAAATATTGATCCGAAGAATGTGGAAGGTTTGGTGGCACGTGGCGCCCTCTACGCCAACAGCGGAAACTTTCAAAAAGCCATTGCCGACTTTGAAACTGCTCTCAAACTCAACCCCAATCACGGCAACGCTCGTAAGTATATGGGCGAGACGCTTGTAGCTCTCGGAAGGAGTTACGAAGAAGAAGACAAGATCGACGAAGCCAGAAAGTCCTACCAGAGCTGTCTGAGTTTGATTCCGCACCACGAAGAGGCACAGAACTCTTTAAAGTTTCTGAAGAACAAAACATCGGCTACGAAAAATTTGATCGAACCTACTGAACTACTGCTGCCTAATTTGTCGACGACTGCTAAGAGCACCGACGTGAACGATGCACTTAAACAATTGCTCAAGACTGAAGACGAAgagaagaaggaaaagaaaaagaaaaagaagagcAAGAAAAGGAAGAACAGGAGACATTCGAGTTCTAGTTCCAGTACTAGTTCGTCGGCAAGTAACGAAAGTTCGAGTAGTTCGTCTTCAAGTAGTAGTGATTCCAGTTCGAGTTCTGGAGATAGCGACTTTAAAAAGCGCAAGAAGCACAGATCGAGATCGCACAGGCGCGAGAAACAGAGTTCTTTGAGTCCTCTCAGTAAACGGATGGCGATGATGGATCAGTCGCACGACACTCCGAACACTTACACGTTCAACAAGCCGGCGGCGAGTACCGCCATGTTCGATTTTAATCTAGAACAACCGGCCGAAACACAAAAATCAACCGACATAAATTACGAACAGAGGTTGAGGATGTTTCTGCAAGAAACTAAAGGCGATTCGGATTATGAGGAAAAGGTAAGGAAATTTTTAGAGGAGAGTTCGAAATGGAAGAAAGAGAAACGCGGcgatgaaaagaaaaagaaacgaAAGAAGGACAGAAAGAACAAAAAGGAAagcaaaaagaagaagaaggagAAGAAACTGAAACGGAAAGGTTTCGATTTGAGCGAGTTCGAAGATCACAAGAAGTTGAGGGATGCGATCAAAAAGGAACTGAGCAAGGggaaaaaatccaagaaacaTAACATACCCTCCGACGAGGACGAATACTTCCTACAGAAAGCCGGATACACCAAGAG GTTCATTGACAGCTTGCCTGATTTAGAGGAGCTGGAGTCGAAATTGAATGCCTACTACGCAATGGAAAAAGAATCGAAAAG GAGTGAACTTAGCGAAAGTCCCAAACGCGGCCTCCTCGACTCGCCGTCGCCCACCCGCGAACAGAAAGCCCGTCAAGCCGTGGCGGAAGCGACAGCGTCGGCCGGTAGCGCCTCCAAGTGGAAGATGCAAATCAGCGCCCAACCACCACCGTCCACCAGCAGCGGCAGCGGTTCGCGCTTCAAGAAGAAACCAGATCGCGAAGAGTGGAAAGAGGAGCAACAGATGATGGACAAACGAGCCATGATGGCCGGCAAAAACGGCACTTTCGAAGAGTCGCCGAGAAAAGGTGGCGGTCAGCAGCCGGTACCGTCGCCTGAAAAGAACATGAGCGTTCGCAAAGCGATGGCAATGAAAGAACCGCCACCGAAGAGACCTGATTCGCCGAAGAAACCGAAACTGATGCCGCCAGTGCCACAAATCAAACCTCTGGTTAATCCGGGACAAGTGGTCTTGGATAAGTTCGGTAATTTCAGGTTGATGACGCCTCCCGAACTGAAGAAAGGACGTGAAGGAGATATGCCGCCGTTACCACCAG GTCGCCGCCCCCCCGAACCGCCCGGCCGCCCTCGATCCGACAGTCGCTCTCCGAAGAGACACAGCAG ATCTCGTAGTTATCGGAGCCGTTCTCGGTCCTATTACAGCCGTTCCAGATCCCGGTCCGGTTCGTACTATTCCCGAAGCCGTTCACGATCTCGCAGCTACTCCGGCGACAGACGTCGCTACCGCCGAGGCGGTTTCAGAGGCCGCTACAACGACAGAGGTACCTACTACAAGCCACGCTTCCAGAATCCTCGCAACAACATCCGCGGTAGAGGTGGCGGTGGCTACTACAACCGGGATGCCAGGTATAACGATAGGGAGTACCGAGGACGTGGCAGGCCGTATAATAACTATAACAACAGAGGCGGAAGAAGGCCGAGAGGCCGTTACCAAAGAGGAGGTGGCTACAGGGAGTACAGAGATAGAAGGGATTACAGGAGCAGGTCGCGAGACAGGAGTAGGTCGTTCAGTGGAAGCAGGGATAGGGATTCGGACGAAGCGATGAAGAAAGTCGCGAACGTCGACAAGGATAAGGTCAATAAGTATATGGATAATGACGGAGAGCCGATCAGGCACGAAGGGCCGCTCTCCGAAGGAGAGGACAGAGATGATTATACCACCGGCGAAAAATTCGTCGATAGAGAAGCTTTCGGCGGAAAGTGGACTGAAAAAGAAGACGGGGGACCGGATAATGGCGGGGATGGCGAAGCGAGTTCCAGCAAAATGGACAAATCTAACATTCCATCCGAAAGTAACATTGAAGAGATGGACAAGTTTTTGACTAAAGTTAAGAAAGACAAAAAAGAAGAGATGATGGAGAGGAACAaggatttgttaaaaaataaagcataA
- the LOC138130768 gene encoding tetratricopeptide repeat protein 14 homolog isoform X4 — translation MSETQHSAMESLNANLVSQSMNFNGQQMQKLWEAEYGENDLHRRNVKDLSFQVYSERQKYLSFQDRGKRLKLQQFIVKKANMLFSTEPSDFEYKPEEGQVAEDTYAIMPPFETYLNVDKQNRLKYFFKNVKVGDLIIGTIVSKTQSGMMLKVLCTAGPGVTVTYAADINVKAFCPVANIIPAVDKKGITRSYMMNDSVCCEVIEKIPDSDKMVCCMKGTPRKPNEPERRPPLGLISADDFPLVYKKALDHKNESYDTVLEKSIGFNNPNNISYLAGVLGIKEHCTLMKGLKGRFSENEYANELRQVQASKWAYRNVADGIDHFKAGKHVEAFQCLNKALNIDPKNVEGLVARGALYANSGNFQKAIADFETALKLNPNHGNARKYMGETLVALGRSYEEEDKIDEARKSYQSCLSLIPHHEEAQNSLKFLKNKTSATKNLIEPTELLLPNLSTTAKSTDVNDALKQLLKTEDEEKKEKKKKKKSKKRKNRRHSSSSSSTSSSASNESSSSSSSSSSDSSSSSGDSDFKKRKKHRSRSHRREKQSSLSPLSKRMAMMDQSHDTPNTYTFNKPAASTAMFDFNLEQPAETQKSTDINYEQRLRMFLQETKGDSDYEEKVRKFLEESSKWKKEKRGDEKKKKRKKDRKNKKESKKKKKEKKLKRKGFDLSEFEDHKKLRDAIKKELSKGKKSKKHNIPSDEDEYFLQKAGYTKRFIDSLPDLEELESKLNAYYAMEKESKRSELSESPKRGLLDSPSPTREQKARQAVAEATASAGSASKWKMQISAQPPPSTSSGSGSRFKKKPDREEWKEEQQMMDKRAMMAGKNGTFEESPRKGGGQQPVPSPEKNMSVRKAMAMKEPPPKRPDSPKKPKLMPPVPQIKPLVNPGQVVLDKFGNFRLMTPPELKKGREGDMPPLPPGAPPKGPVAGRRPPEPPGRPRSDSRSPKRHSRSRSYRSRSRSYYSRSRSRSGSYYSRSRSRSRSYSGDRRRYRRGGFRGRYNDRGTYYKPRFQNPRNNIRGRGGGGYYNRDARYNDREYRGRGRPYNNYNNRGGRRPRGRYQRGGGYREYRDRRDYRSRSRDRSRSFSGSRDRDSDEAMKKVANVDKDKVNKYMDNDGEPIRHEGPLSEGEDRDDYTTGEKFVDREAFGGKWTEKEDGGPDNGGDGEASSSKMDKSNIPSESNIEEMDKFLTKVKKDKKEEMMERNKDLLKNKA, via the exons ATGAGCGAAACACAACACTCCGCCATGGAGTCGTTGAACGCGAACCTCGTCAGCCAATCGATGAATTTCAATGGGCAACAGATGCAAAAACTGTGGGAAGCGGAATATGGCGAGAACGATTTGCATCGTAGGAACGTCAAGGACCTTAGCTTTCAAGTGTACAGTGAAAGGCAGAAGTACCTGTCTTTCCAAGATCGAGGAAAGCGCCTCAAGCTACAGCAGTTTATTGTGAAGAAGGCCAACATGCTCTTCTCGACCGAGCCTTCAGATTTTGAATACAAGCCGGAAGAGGGCCAAGTCGCTGAAGACACGTACGCCATAATGCCCCCATTTGAGACATACCTTAATGTTGACAAACAGAATCGActaaaatacttttttaag AATGTGAAAGTAGGTGATTTGATTATTGGAACTATTGTGAGCAAAACCCAGTCAGGGATGATGCTTAAAGTTCTTTGTACAGCAGGACCTGGTGTTACTGTTACCTATGCTGCAGACATCAATGTTAAA GCGTTCTGTCCGGTGGCAAACATAATACCGGCAGTTGATAAGAAGGGCATAACACGCAGCTACATGATGAATGATTCTGTGTGCTGCGAAGTAATCGAAAAAATTCCGGACTCGGATAAGATGGTCTGTTGCATGAAGGGCACACCGAGAAAACCTAACGAACCTGAACGTCGCCCACCACTCGGATTAATCAGTGCCGATGATTTCCCATTGGTGTACAA AAAAGCGTTGGATCACAAGAACGAAAGCTATGACACAGTCTTAGAAAAGAGCATTGGCTTCAACAATCCAAATAACATTTCGTACTTGGCCGGAGTTCTGGGTATTAAAGAGCACTGCACCCTGATGAAGGGACTCAA GGGACGCTTTTCCGAAAACGAATACGCCAATGAGCTGCGTCAGGTGCAGGCGAGCAAGTGGGCGTACCGTAACGTGGCCGACGGCATCGACCATTTCAAAGCCGGAAAACACGTCGAAGCGTTTCAATGTTTAAACAAGGCCTTAAATATTGATCCGAAGAATGTGGAAGGTTTGGTGGCACGTGGCGCCCTCTACGCCAACAGCGGAAACTTTCAAAAAGCCATTGCCGACTTTGAAACTGCTCTCAAACTCAACCCCAATCACGGCAACGCTCGTAAGTATATGGGCGAGACGCTTGTAGCTCTCGGAAGGAGTTACGAAGAAGAAGACAAGATCGACGAAGCCAGAAAGTCCTACCAGAGCTGTCTGAGTTTGATTCCGCACCACGAAGAGGCACAGAACTCTTTAAAGTTTCTGAAGAACAAAACATCGGCTACGAAAAATTTGATCGAACCTACTGAACTACTGCTGCCTAATTTGTCGACGACTGCTAAGAGCACCGACGTGAACGATGCACTTAAACAATTGCTCAAGACTGAAGACGAAgagaagaaggaaaagaaaaagaaaaagaagagcAAGAAAAGGAAGAACAGGAGACATTCGAGTTCTAGTTCCAGTACTAGTTCGTCGGCAAGTAACGAAAGTTCGAGTAGTTCGTCTTCAAGTAGTAGTGATTCCAGTTCGAGTTCTGGAGATAGCGACTTTAAAAAGCGCAAGAAGCACAGATCGAGATCGCACAGGCGCGAGAAACAGAGTTCTTTGAGTCCTCTCAGTAAACGGATGGCGATGATGGATCAGTCGCACGACACTCCGAACACTTACACGTTCAACAAGCCGGCGGCGAGTACCGCCATGTTCGATTTTAATCTAGAACAACCGGCCGAAACACAAAAATCAACCGACATAAATTACGAACAGAGGTTGAGGATGTTTCTGCAAGAAACTAAAGGCGATTCGGATTATGAGGAAAAGGTAAGGAAATTTTTAGAGGAGAGTTCGAAATGGAAGAAAGAGAAACGCGGcgatgaaaagaaaaagaaacgaAAGAAGGACAGAAAGAACAAAAAGGAAagcaaaaagaagaagaaggagAAGAAACTGAAACGGAAAGGTTTCGATTTGAGCGAGTTCGAAGATCACAAGAAGTTGAGGGATGCGATCAAAAAGGAACTGAGCAAGGggaaaaaatccaagaaacaTAACATACCCTCCGACGAGGACGAATACTTCCTACAGAAAGCCGGATACACCAAGAG GTTCATTGACAGCTTGCCTGATTTAGAGGAGCTGGAGTCGAAATTGAATGCCTACTACGCAATGGAAAAAGAATCGAAAAG GAGTGAACTTAGCGAAAGTCCCAAACGCGGCCTCCTCGACTCGCCGTCGCCCACCCGCGAACAGAAAGCCCGTCAAGCCGTGGCGGAAGCGACAGCGTCGGCCGGTAGCGCCTCCAAGTGGAAGATGCAAATCAGCGCCCAACCACCACCGTCCACCAGCAGCGGCAGCGGTTCGCGCTTCAAGAAGAAACCAGATCGCGAAGAGTGGAAAGAGGAGCAACAGATGATGGACAAACGAGCCATGATGGCCGGCAAAAACGGCACTTTCGAAGAGTCGCCGAGAAAAGGTGGCGGTCAGCAGCCGGTACCGTCGCCTGAAAAGAACATGAGCGTTCGCAAAGCGATGGCAATGAAAGAACCGCCACCGAAGAGACCTGATTCGCCGAAGAAACCGAAACTGATGCCGCCAGTGCCACAAATCAAACCTCTGGTTAATCCGGGACAAGTGGTCTTGGATAAGTTCGGTAATTTCAGGTTGATGACGCCTCCCGAACTGAAGAAAGGACGTGAAGGAGATATGCCGCCGTTACCACCAGGTGCTCCTCCTAAAGGACCTGTCGCAG GTCGCCGCCCCCCCGAACCGCCCGGCCGCCCTCGATCCGACAGTCGCTCTCCGAAGAGACACAGCAG ATCTCGTAGTTATCGGAGCCGTTCTCGGTCCTATTACAGCCGTTCCAGATCCCGGTCCGGTTCGTACTATTCCCGAAGCCGTTCACGATCTCGCAGCTACTCCGGCGACAGACGTCGCTACCGCCGAGGCGGTTTCAGAGGCCGCTACAACGACAGAGGTACCTACTACAAGCCACGCTTCCAGAATCCTCGCAACAACATCCGCGGTAGAGGTGGCGGTGGCTACTACAACCGGGATGCCAGGTATAACGATAGGGAGTACCGAGGACGTGGCAGGCCGTATAATAACTATAACAACAGAGGCGGAAGAAGGCCGAGAGGCCGTTACCAAAGAGGAGGTGGCTACAGGGAGTACAGAGATAGAAGGGATTACAGGAGCAGGTCGCGAGACAGGAGTAGGTCGTTCAGTGGAAGCAGGGATAGGGATTCGGACGAAGCGATGAAGAAAGTCGCGAACGTCGACAAGGATAAGGTCAATAAGTATATGGATAATGACGGAGAGCCGATCAGGCACGAAGGGCCGCTCTCCGAAGGAGAGGACAGAGATGATTATACCACCGGCGAAAAATTCGTCGATAGAGAAGCTTTCGGCGGAAAGTGGACTGAAAAAGAAGACGGGGGACCGGATAATGGCGGGGATGGCGAAGCGAGTTCCAGCAAAATGGACAAATCTAACATTCCATCCGAAAGTAACATTGAAGAGATGGACAAGTTTTTGACTAAAGTTAAGAAAGACAAAAAAGAAGAGATGATGGAGAGGAACAaggatttgttaaaaaataaagcataA